Proteins encoded within one genomic window of Suricata suricatta isolate VVHF042 unplaced genomic scaffold, meerkat_22Aug2017_6uvM2_HiC HiC_scaffold_58600, whole genome shotgun sequence:
- the LOC115285251 gene encoding 3-keto-steroid reductase-like: protein GVGLALCKRLLDEDHELHLCLACRNRSKAEAVRAALLASHPAAEVSIVQVDVSDLRSVFRAARELKL from the coding sequence TGGCGTTGGCCTTGCCCTCTGCAAGCGGCTGCTGGACGAAGACCATGAGCTGCACCTGTGTCTGGCGTGCAGGAACAGGAGCAAAGCGGAAGCGGTCCGTGCCGCCCTGCTGGCCTCTCACCCCGCCGCCGAGGTCAGCATCGTGCAGGTGGATGTCAGCGACCTGCGGTCAGTGTTCCGGGCCGCCAGGGAGCTCAAGCTAAG